In the Oncorhynchus keta strain PuntledgeMale-10-30-2019 chromosome 32, Oket_V2, whole genome shotgun sequence genome, tttaaaaccaaatacttttactcatgtaggattttactgggtgacatttTCTATTTTTGGTATCTGTACTTCTacacaagtatgacaattgggtactttttccaccactgctatttacacagggtatcagtaccgagtcgatgtgcaagggtacaaggtaattggggtagatatgtacatataggtagggataatgTGACtgggcaacaggatagataattgtcacgttctgaccttagttcttatgttatgtctttgttttagtatggtcagggcgtgaattGGGTCGGTTGTCTATGTTTCTTTTTCTAtgtggtgtttttgtgtttggcctagtatggttctcaatcagaggcaggtgtcgttagttgtttctgtttgagaatcatacttaggtagccttttcccatcTGTGTggggtgggtgattattttctgtttggtGTTTTTTCAGCACCAtacaggactgttcgtttgtcgttttATTTGTTTTGGTCAGTGTTCAATtactttataaaaaaaatatgaacacttaccacgctgcgcattggtcctcactTTCTTCCACCGACGACCGTGACAATAATAAAAAGTACCAGCAGCgtgcgtatgtgatgagtcaaatgAGTTGCAAAAAGGATAAATGCAGATAGTCCTgatagctattggttaactatttagtagttttatggcttgggggtagaagctgttcagggtcctattggttccagacttggtgcataggtacctcttgccgtgcaatagtagagagaacagtctattccCAAGATAAAAACTGTAATATATACTTTTTGAAATTATTTTTGAAGTTCTAGCATTAGTGTAGCTTTGGGCATTTGCTTGTGTATTCATCCAGCAAGGCCAAAGGTAATCTTCTCTACAGTGGTAGGTTTTCCTCTGTCTGGCTAAAGCTGGTTATATAGGCCTATAGGTTTGCCGGTTCTTTGCTGCATCGGGCACTTCTTTATTACTTCACTACTCTGTTGCAAACTAAATGGAAGGTTTTGGCCACTGGGTGTTGAGCCATGCAACTcagaagggtcaacactgaaaatattgactctttgcatcaacttcatgtcaTTGTCAAAAATGCCTTTGACACTTATAAAATGCTTGtgattatacttcagtattccatagtaacatctgacaaaaatatctaaagacactgaagcagcaaactttgtggaaattaatatttgtgtcattctcaaaacttttggccacgactgtatatagtgtatgtcTGTACTACCATGGACATTTTGGTAATTATATGAAATGCAATATATTTCAATATATTTCTGAATGATTACCCTGTGTATCCTATAAATCTtgggttgggagaagttgctctcggaggatgtgttggttcCATTCTTTaatcatggctgtgttcttaggcaaaattgtgagtgagcctactcccttggctgagaagcaaccccacacatgaatggtctcaggatgctttactgttggcatgacacaggactgatggtagtgctcaccttgtcttctccggacaagcttttttccagatgccccaaacaatcggaaaggggattcatcagagaaaatgacattaccccagtcctcagcagtccaatccctgtaccttttgcagaatatcagtctgtccgtgatgtttttcctggagagaagtggcttctttgctgcccttcttgacaccacgccatcctccaaaagtctttgcctcactgtgcgtgcagatgcactcacacctgcctgctgccattcctaagcaagctctgtactggtggtgccccaatcccgcagctgaatcaactttcggagatggtcctggcacttgctggactttcttgggcaccctgaagccttcttcacaacaattgaactgctctctttgaagttcttgatgatctgattaATGATtgaggtgcaatcttactggcagcaatatcctagcctgtgaagccctttttgtgcaaagcaatgatgatggcacgtgtttccttgcagatgaccatggttgacagaggaagaacaatgattccaagcaccaccctccttttgaagcttccagtctgttattcgaactcaatcagcatgacagagtgatctccagccttgtccttgtcaacactcacacccatgttaacgagagaatcactgacatgatgtcagctggtccttttgtggtagggctgaaatgcagtgggaatgtttttgggggattcagttcatttgtatggcaaagagggactttgcaattaatttgatcacttttcataacattctggagtatatgcaaattgccatcagacaaactgaggcagcagactttgtgaaaattaatgtgtgtcattctcaaaacctttggccacgactgtatacaaacatatgtggacaccccttcaaattagttgatttggctatttcagccacacttgtTCCTGACAAGGATATAAAAtccagcacacagccatgcaatctccaaggacaaacattggctgtagaatggcccatactgaagagttctgtgactttcaacatggcaccgtcacaAAATGGCACCTTTCCtccaagtcagtttgtcaaatttctaccctgctagagctgccccgttcaactgtaagtgctgttattgtgaagtggaaacatcttggagcaacaatggctcagctaaaaagtggtaggctacacagaacgggactgccgagtgctgaagtgtgcATAACATAAAAATCGCCTGTCCttggttacaacactcactaccgagttccaaactgcctctggaagcaacgtcagcacaactgttcattgggagcttcatgaaatggatttccatgaccgagcagccgcacacaagcctaagattaccatgcacaatgccaagcctcagctggagtggtgtaaaactcgccgctattggactctggagcagtggaaacgctttttctggagtgatgaatcacgcttcaacaTCTGTCAGTCCGACAGATTAATCTGTTTGGCAGattccaggagaacgctaccttccAAATACATATTGCCGACTataaagtttgatggaggaggaataatggtctggggctgtttttcaatgttcgggctaggccccttagttccactgAAGGGAATTTTTAACACGACAGTATAATATgatattctagatgattctgtgcttctaatTTTGTTTGGGGGATGTTTCAGCAttacaatgcccccatgcacaagtgagatccatacagaaatggtttgtcgagatcagtttggaagaacttgactggcccgcacagagccctgacctcaaccccatagaaaacttttggaatgaattggaacacagtctgcgagccaggcctaatcgccccaaatatgtgcccaacctcactaatgctcttgtagctaagtggaagcaagtccctgcagctgtgttccaacatctagtggaaagccttcccagaagagtggtggctgttatagcagcaaagtggggaccaactccatattaatgcccataattttggaatgagatgttcgacgagcaggtgtcgaCATACTTTCAGCCATGTAGTGTATTTACTTTGATGCATTTTACTGTACGTAtgtgcatacagtacagtagatggcGGTAAAGTACTTTCACTTGGCTAAACCTGCATGCTAAAAAGATGAAGAAGAATTTCTTGTCCAATTGGCAAAAATCGTCTGTACTCCGCGCCTGCGCGTTTGAAATATGATAATGTTGTTGatatgctatgctagctagcgaGTGGAGTTGTTTTTGCATATTAGGTTACCAATAACTTTACTCTCTTCACTGTCTCGCCACTGTATCAAGATAAACCCGAAAACGCTCCGCATGAAGGGCTAATGGAAAACGCAAGAGATACGGTGAGCGCTATTATTGTGTTCTGTGTAAATCTCTGGTGTAGTCTTATTTCCCCTTTCTTTGTTGTGGTTGTCAGACTGCAGCAGCTagtttagctagctaggctaggcAGTAGTAGTCCCAGATAGTTACTGTAGCTGCATAAAATACAACAGACAGCTTTATTCCAGCATTGCCTGCCTTTCAATTGTTTTATAAAGCTAGCCGTTGTTGTTGGCATGCTGTTGTGCTGCTTCTTCAACAACCCTCCCAACATTCTAGGGCAGCTTGTCTGCTTGAATAACGGGAAAGATCCAGCAGCTACCATTAACGTGACGTTCGCTGGCTAGCAAACAATTGCAAGAAGGCAGGTCCGTCATATTAAATAGACCGCACTGCAGTGATTTTTTTGCCGCTGTATTGGGGCCTCTTTCAGACTTTAATTCCTGGGGATATCAGGTCATGAGCCAGTGCGTGCAGCTGTCATTTCAATGTTGTGCTTTGGCAACAGAGGTTTCTGAATAGAAAGGGGGCGGTGCACCATCGATGACATTAGCTATCTGTTACTGCAGTGCAAAGTGTTTGTCATGTAGCTTACTTGCTGTATGTTGTCGCTGTTTTCATCACTGAGAACAGACTTGTTTTAGTGTGGAAATGGTAAGTGAGCTACCACCAGATATGTGGTGGTGGGTGTTACAGGTTATAATTGGTTAACATGTTGAGCTCTGAGCAATTTCCATGTTGGTTCAATGCAGTGCTATTCATAGATTCATTAATTGATATGTAGCTATTGAATTGACATGTTATACTTTCAAAGTCCCCTTCACTCTTCATTCTGTCCGTGTTGCATGGAGACATTGCACATAGGCTACATATTCTCTTGGACCTCTATATGTAGGCTTATCTAACAAGGTTTATGGATGCAGTGATTGCTTTGCCTTTATCAGAAAAAAATGATCAGCAGTAGGTTATCATGCAAAGCAACCACCTGTCGTGGCATGCGGGTAAGTGAGACTGCATTGACTGCGCTGTGCTAGCTCGAGCTGACACAATCCTCTCTCCTATAGGCTGAACGGACTGTTCGTTCAGAAAGGAAGAGGCGGGACTCGTTTGGGATGTTCGATGGCTATGACAGCTGCAGTGAGGATTCCAGCAGTAGCTCGAGCTCAGAGGACAGTGATGAAgaggttccctccctccctgccagcCTGCCCATCATCAAGACCAACGGCCAGGTCTACACCTACCCCGATGGGAAGGCAGGAATGGGTTAGTAGTACTGTGACTGCCTCTGCCCATTGAACATAATTGCTgatggtgttattacagggttgaaTTGAGATTTTAGCATTCTATTGTATGGCCATCTCTTCGACTGAACAGTACTCAcacctcggtgtgtgtgtgtgtgtgtgtgtgtgtgtgtgtgtgtgtgtgtgtgtgtgtgtgtgtgtgtgtgtgtgtgtgtgtgtgtgtgtgtgtgtgtgtgtgtgtgtgtgtgtgtgtgtgtgtgtgtgtgtgtgtgtgtgtgtgtgtgtttcactctcCTCAGCCACCTGTGAGATGTGTGGGATGGTGGGAGTGAGGGATGCTTTCTACTCCAAAACCAAGCGCTTCTGCAGTGTATCCTGTTCAAGGAGTTACTCATCCAACTCTAAAAAAGCCAGCATACTGGCCAGACTGCAGGTAACATGCAAACTGCACTAAGTCTACTTCTATTGTCCTTGTATGTTCCTCTATAACCATCTTTTTTTTTGTGTTCAATTGACATTGAAAAGGTGTGAAAACGGGTTGTGTTTATTTCATTTGAATTGCTTCCTCTGTGTATCATCCTCTATGTATCTATAAGTAGCAATGTTTTCATTAACTGGTCCAgtgatgtttgttgttgttgacatttaGAAAGTCTGTATAGAAAATAGATGCAACAGTTGTCTGCTACAGTTTCCATCTTGTCGATTAAAAACGTCTGGACGTAATGACGTTACACCAAAAAAAGAATACAGATTAAGTGGTTAAAGTGTTAACATGAACCTTTTAGGCAAATAGAGCATTAATAAATTGCTGACAGGCtatatgccctcccacctatgtgtttcatgtctcaggtatcCTGTGAAAGTCAGCATGGAGATACTGCAATAATGTACTAATATTTGTCATATTCTAATAATTATCATGTTCCAATGTATTGCAACGGTGAAAATTTTAATTGGCCAGCAATGAATATTTAGAATTAAATGTTGAGTGGATCTTTTTTGTTTAGGGCTACGTGACGACGTCATGTGCCCCACAAACATTCAAAATGATTTGGCAATCCTTTTTTCAAAAAACAGTTTCCATCATAATTTGTCACAATAAAGAAAGTtagacaacaaaaaaatccatcCCAGTCGAACTGATACAAATGTCGTTGATCTTTAGAAAATGTATTCTATAATCTGCCGTTTCCTTTACACACATCGCAATGATTTATTTTGTCGAATACACCTTGGACAAAGGAAACCTGCCTGGCTTGTATGGTTCTTCTTCAATCTCTCtcaatattattattttcaaaggGTAAACCACCAACGAAAAAGGCTAAAGTATTACAGAAGCAGCCTCTCATGGCGAAGTTGGCTGCCTATGCCCAGTACCAAGCCAACCAACAGAATCAAGTCAAGTCAAAAACAGGTAAGTTCCACGCAAAAGTCCATGACACATGAAATGCATTTATTACCAATTACAAatgacaacaatgacaaatgacTACAGTATAGGTGCAACAGTCTTTAAGGATGATTCTACTAGGACTAGATTGAGCTCATGTCTTTCTCACTGTAAATAAAGAAGTTGATGATAATAAGGTAGGACTTTTGTTATCTATATCTCCCATGACGATACTTGTGGTGGTTGCAGTGATTCCTGTGAAAGGCTTTGATTGGGGACGCTACATAGGCACCGGCGACATTAACGGGGCACCTGTCGGCTGTTTCAAACACGTAAGCAACGCTCAGCTCAAACACTCCAAAGGGTTGCTGATGAAAAGTGACAGTGTATGGAAGTCAGAACATGTAGACACAGCCAATGTGGTATATCTTAACTGACATTATACTTTTTAAAGTAGAGATTACGCTCAGTGGATGAATGATGCAAGCGTCTATGGTTGCCTCTCATGATGAGTGCTTATTAAGGGACTAATATTACAATAAATACAAAGTAATTTAATTTCAGCTTGCGCCTTTCTTGTTTGTTATAAAGAAGTAGATTCTTGTAGATATTAGAATGTGTTGATTTGTAACCCTGTCAGACCTTTTTTTTTAATGCTCCAGTACAACGAAACTCAACAGTGCAAGTATGTTagaatatacactaccattcaaaagtttggggtcgcttagaaatgtccttgtttttgaaagaaaagcactttttattttttaaatgtaaaataacatcaaattgatcagaaatacagtgtagatattgtttatgttgtgaatgactattgtagctggaaacggctgattttctaatggaatatctacacaggcatacagaggcccgttatcagcaaccatcactcctgtgttccgatgccacgttgtgttagctaatccaagtttaccaTTTTAAAAGACTCTgcctaatgatcaattagccttttaaaatgataaagttggattagctaacacagcgtggcatcggaacacaggagtgacggttgctgataacgggcctctgtacgcctatgtagatattccataacaaaaacagccatttccagctacaatagtcatttacaacattaacaatgtctacactgtatttctgatcaatttgatgttattttaatggacaaaaaatagcttttctttcaaaaacaaggacatttctaagtgacccccaaacttttgaatggtagtgtatctTATCCTTATTGAGCcatcaaacagagagatgaaaacAACatcgtctttttttttttttttacattattgAAGCTGCACTAATTGTGGGGATAGGTGACAATTAAGAATATTAGCTTGCCATGATGAGTTTGGTTGTTTTACCAGCTGCCCTTTTGGAGTGGACATATTTTTATTGTGATAATGTCATCTTCTGTGTTCAGCATGTGTTGTCTTCTCTGCCCTTTTAGGTTCCCATGGGAACTTCCTGGGGTGACCTTGCAGAAGGGGTGAGAGTAGAGGTGCCCAATACAGACAGCGGCCTGCCAATGAAGGTGTACTGGATAGCAGGAGTTATCAAATTAGCAGGTAACAAAGCAGCCCCAGAGAATCCTCTTCACTCTAAAATGCACCTGATTGGATTCATAGATGACGGTGTACTTTCTCTGCATTCATTGTTTTCATCAAACTCTGTTTACACACAGACATGTTACACGTAGCCTACACACAATGCTTGGAAACATAGATTCTTCTCTCATCCACAATACTTCTATGATTTAGATTTGTAATGGTATTTCAGGAAAAAATAAAGAATCTGAAAATCACAAATAAGGTTCAGTGGTTTCCCTCATTTTAAAACATTGTGTTTCTCTCCGAAGGCTTTAAGGCACTGCTACGGTACGAGGGGTTTGATGGCGACTCTGGCAGGGATTTCTGGTGTAACATCTGTGTCCCTGACATCCACCCGGTGGGGTGGTGTGCAGCAGGAGGAAAGCCCCTGGTTCCTCCCAAGTGTAAGACTAACAGAGGGAATAGTACTGTACTTTGTTTTGCCAAGATAAGGATGTAGGCTGTGCTGCAAGTGTTGAGTCATTTATCATTTCTGACCGGTTTGAGAGAATAATTTCTAATCTTTGCCAaatgttgtctgactgtttcaccttAGCCATTCAGCACAAGTGCACCAACTGGAAAGAGTTTCTTGTGAAATGCCTAACAGGAGCAAAGACTCTACCTATTGATTTCTCCACCAAGGTGAGCTACAACTCCACATCACAAGACACTCCAACACCTCACTCATAGTACAAACATGCATCAAATATCAATGTGAGAAGATGAATATGCTTGTATTATTTCCACAAATGCAACACTAATAACCTTCTGGCACTACCAGTACAAACATGCGTTATTGTAGAGTGACATATTCTACAATGCCTAACAGGATTGTCAAGTAACCTTGTAGAATCCTCACCTCCTCACCCTTCCCCAGGTGCAGCAGAGCATGCAGTTCCCCTTTAAGAAGCTGATGCGTGTGGAGGTGGTGGATAAGACTCACCTGTGCCGGACGCGGGTGGCCCTGGTAGAGCAGGTGATCGGAGGTCGGCTTCGGCTCGTCTACGAGGAGTGCGAGGACGGCTCCGACGACTTCTGGTGCCACATGTACAGCCCACTGATACACAGCATCGGCTGGTCCCGCGGCATTGGACACCGCTTTAAGAGATCTGGTCAGTGACATAGTGGGGAGGGCACACGGGACTAGGCACGTGGGACATACACATAAGGGTAAAGATTTGCTTGGGGTCTAAGGATCCTGAAAAGTTCAACATGGATGAAACACTTACAGGCACTTTAAGATTCTAGTTGTTCCAGTATGATTTATATTGAGTTTTAGGGTTAGATGGTTGTCCATTAATGACGAATGTCtttctttattttggtgtttcaAACGCATGTTGATATTATTGTTTCAGATGTTTCAAAGAAACTTGATGGCCAAGTAGATGCCCCAGGACAGCTTTTTGTGAAGGTGAGTTCAAATGAATGTTTCAATCTGCCACTTGACTGATTCACAGATCTTTCTGGTCTCTGACATTTTGTTTGATACGTGGCACAATCTCTCTCAGGTGAAGGATGTTGACCAGAGCGGGGAGTGGTTTAAAGACTGCATGAAGCTGGAGGCTATTGACCCTCTGAATCTATCAGCTATTTGTGTTGCTACTGTCAGAAAGGTAAGCCTCATAATCGTGATGAGAAATATGACTGACAGAGAAATGTGGGAAATAAAAGACAAATGAACTTGCACATGTAACAGATTTGTACACATTCACGCTCCCTGCCTTCTCTTCCTCCAGGTCTTGGCGGATGGATACCTCATGATTGGAATTGATGGTTCCGAGGCGGCTgatggttctgactggttctgctatcactccacctctccctctatctttcctgCTGGATTCTGTGAAATCAACACAATTGAACTCACCCCTCCACGTGGTACATACTGAAATACATTACATTGTGTGGTAAAAGCATCCTCACAATTGTCTATTTGAGTTTATTTGTAGTATCAAGAGAGTGCACACCACTGATTCTCACTTCACAGTGGCTATTTAAATTGGCCAGCCAGTTGCTGTTACTTGTAGCCTCAATAAGTAAGTCTTTTCTGCAGGGTACACAAAACTCCCATTCAGATGGTTTGACTACCTCAGGGAAACGGGTTCAGTGGCAGCTCCGGTGAAGCTCTTTAACAAGGTAACCTTGTTCAGCTTTTGGTCTGCTAGCTTTTTTGCCTGTTAGTTAGTTTTGGCTCTTTTACTTTTATTCTCAGTCTGTTAGTTGGACTGAATTTGTTGTCAAAACCAACTACTTGCTTGTCTTGAGTAACCCTTTACATTTTTTCACCTGCTGGATTTCATCTATTTGAAGTTTGATTGTTTTTGCACTTTGGCTTTTTCAAATTGCTTGATTTCTCTCAGTAGTGTAGGTGTTACAGGATATTCGTCCGAATAAGGATGACCAAGCGCATCTGAGTGCAGTGAAGTTGAGAAAGACTAGTAGCCCACCAATGTACAACGTCATATGCTTGTATTTGTAGTGTTATGAGAAATTCCCTGAGTTCACCAGCTGAATGTCCCCTTCTCTTTCTTGACTCTGAAGGAAGTTCCAAACCATGGGTTCCGCCCTGGCATGAAGCTggaggctgtggacctgatggaGCCCCGGCTGGTGTGTGTTGCCACAGTGACACGTATTGTACATAGACTGCTGCGCATCCATTTTGACGGCTGGGAGGACGAGTATGATCAGTGGGTGGACTGTGAatcacctgacctctaccctgTGGGCTGGTGTCAGCTGACTGGCTACCAGCTACAGCCACCAGCTGTGCTCGGTGAGTTTTATTGGGATTTTTCAGCATTTATTCACAAAGATAAAGATGGACAAAGATACATTTTCGTAGTGCAATGTCTGAACTCTAATTCTAGTCTAGCCCCAAATAACCTTTTGGAAAACAAAGCCAGATTTTTCATTAGGGTCATCCAAATTAACCTTGACTGTAATCTCCCAAATAACCAAAACTACCAATACAGGTGGAACTGCTTTGACACTGCCAATAAATGCAAAACAAAAACAACCAAGAGAAACAGTCAAAACATCAAACTTCATTTAACCAAAACACAGAAACGTTCAGATAACCAAAACACTGCGACTTTAACACAGACCTTTAATTTGAAACAAATTCTAGTAATGTAGGACAAATGAGCTAAAGCATGAGCTTTTTTTGAATGAGTTGAGACGAGCTGTGCTGCACGAAtgtatgaatgaatgagttgTTCTCCGGTTTGTGCTTTATTTCAGCCTCTAGAGAGCTCCCTCCGAGTGTGACAAAGCAGAAGAAGAAATCCCAGCAGTACAAAGGCCAAAAGAAAAGTAGGTCATCCATCCCCTCATTtcgccccctccccctctcattacTGCCCCTGTGCTTCCCCTGTTACTACCTCCTCCCATGCacactcccctttccctctttctttctctatttaAGGGCAAAGCTGCACTCGCCACGGCTCGTCACGATTCTTGCTCTGCGGGCATATCTATTCACACCAACACAGAGCATTGAAACCAAGTCAAAACTCTCCTACACCGGATTAATTTTTGTACCAGTGTGAAGCTGTTATTAGAGGTCTAGACCTCAGGCTAAAGAAAAATCTTCATTGCCTGCAATAAAAGAGAAAAAATGATTTGATTATGTAGCTTTTAATTAGCTTTTCCTGAATAACTTAGATTTCTAAGACATTTTTACCTAGATTGGAATATTTAAATGTGACTTTATGGATGATTAATACCACTTAAGTAGCCACACGTCAAAAGAGCAAAGGCATAAGAAACATGAAAGTAACAGAAGAGCTGATCAACCATTTTACCCTTTGTCTTGGTTTTTAGAGAGGAAGATCCCCATTGGTAAGAGACCAGTGAGTTTGTCGGGGGTGGTATTGAGTGGAGTGCCCCAGAGGAACCTATCTGGAGACGAGAACATGACCCCGCCAGACTACCCATCTCCTCCCACGCCAGCATCTGCCTCTGGGACTGCACAGCCTCCCTCGGCAGCCCAGGAACTCGGCCCCAATGGAAAGCCAGGTAACCTAAACCAACCCGCTAACTGAACTCAAATTAGAAACCCATGTTAAGCCTGGTAGTTGGGTAGGGATGTCCTCTACTGAAAGAGAATGGTGTAGTAGGTCAAGTACTCTAccccatctcaacatcaacaatCTTGAACAAGGCAACTTATTTTCTCCGTTATCTCCTGAGTTTTACAATTCATCCTCTCCTTCCTATTTATTTTCATACTTCTATACTGGCCCTCTTTCCTTTCCCAAGGGGTGACGCTGCAGCTGAAGGA is a window encoding:
- the LOC118365217 gene encoding MBT domain-containing protein 1-like translates to MENARDTAERTVRSERKRRDSFGMFDGYDSCSEDSSSSSSSEDSDEEVPSLPASLPIIKTNGQVYTYPDGKAGMATCEMCGMVGVRDAFYSKTKRFCSVSCSRSYSSNSKKASILARLQGKPPTKKAKVLQKQPLMAKLAAYAQYQANQQNQVKSKTVIPVKGFDWGRYIGTGDINGAPVGCFKHVPMGTSWGDLAEGVRVEVPNTDSGLPMKVYWIAGVIKLAGFKALLRYEGFDGDSGRDFWCNICVPDIHPVGWCAAGGKPLVPPKSIQHKCTNWKEFLVKCLTGAKTLPIDFSTKVQQSMQFPFKKLMRVEVVDKTHLCRTRVALVEQVIGGRLRLVYEECEDGSDDFWCHMYSPLIHSIGWSRGIGHRFKRSDVSKKLDGQVDAPGQLFVKVKDVDQSGEWFKDCMKLEAIDPLNLSAICVATVRKVLADGYLMIGIDGSEAADGSDWFCYHSTSPSIFPAGFCEINTIELTPPRGYTKLPFRWFDYLRETGSVAAPVKLFNKEVPNHGFRPGMKLEAVDLMEPRLVCVATVTRIVHRLLRIHFDGWEDEYDQWVDCESPDLYPVGWCQLTGYQLQPPAVLASRELPPSVTKQKKKSQQYKGQKKKRKIPIGKRPVSLSGVVLSGVPQRNLSGDENMTPPDYPSPPTPASASGTAQPPSAAQELGPNGKPGVTLQLKEEDQEADEFTFPQGTASDLESNGSGGSYYIKQET